From one Brachypodium distachyon strain Bd21 chromosome 4, Brachypodium_distachyon_v3.0, whole genome shotgun sequence genomic stretch:
- the LOC100840976 gene encoding mediator of RNA polymerase II transcription subunit 8 isoform X1, with protein sequence MDAAAAHAAGAPAGEQQAAAPRAERLNQGVHHQLNLEGMRARAVGLYKAISRIIDDFNNIARTTPGGSPKWQDVLGQFSMVSMELFNIVEDIKKVNKGFVVYPRNVNAENALILPVMLSSKLLPEMEIEETTKREQLLSGITNLPVPSQMEKLKARIDMIASACETAERVIAECRKTYGLGTRQGANLGPTLDKAQAAKIQEQEGLLRAAVNYGEGLRVPGDQRQPHSSLPSHLMEVLPSGDGAHNFGDNSGVYPKNTSTFTPNGVNTQGNAMQASGGLGRSAPSPGTAGTPNFENVSTPPMPYANSPRSGTNMMNTPSPQQHLTPQQQRQKLMQASQQQQLHAQQQQQQQLRPSAASLLAQNTVSQLQDLQGQSQQKLQVPGQQQMQYSQAQALSQFQNRQMQAARMQPGMSQSQLNQGNQLRSHLGQFTGAANSAMFTAAQASSNSQMMANIPGTMQSLQSQSILPQMQFGLTGGHPQRSHPTQMMNDQMFGMGSTNTSSMMGMQQQQQQQQQQGVYGNMQGGGQNLQQQGMVGLQNQQNQLQNQMQNPNFPQQRQQNQQ encoded by the exons ATGGACGCAGCGGCAGCACATGCCGCCGGGGCGCCGGcaggggagcagcaggcggctgCTCCCCGGGCGGAAAGGCTCAACCAGGGGGTGCACCACCAGCTCAACCTGGAAGGcatgcgggcgcgcgcggtggGGCTCTACAAGGCCATCTCCCGCATCATCGACGACTTCAACAACATCGCCCGCACCACCCCCGGCGGTTCCCCTAAGTG GCAGGACGTGCTCGGGCAGTTCTCCATGGTGAGCATGGAGCTCTTCAACATCGTGGAGGACATCAAGAAGGTGAACAAGGGATTCGTGGTCTACCCCAGAAACGTCAACGCTGAGAACGCTTTAA TACTGCCTGTAATGCTGTCGTCGAAGCTCTTGCCTGAGATGGAAATTGAGGAAACTACAAAGAGGGAACAATTGTTGTCTGGAATAACGAATCTACCTGTGCCTTCACAAATGGAAAAATTAAAG GCTAGGATAGATATGATTGCAAGTGCGTGTGAAACTGCTGAGAGAGTAATTGCAGAATGCCGTAAGACTTATGGTCTAGGAACCCGTCAGGGGGCAAATCTTGGTCCTACATTGGACAAGGCACAGGCTGCAAAGATACAGGAGCAGGAAGGCCTGCTTAGAGCAGCAGTAAATTATGGTGAAG GATTGCGGGTACCGGGAGACCAAAGGCAGCCACATTCTTCTCTTCCTAGCCATTTAATGGAAGTGCTTCCTTCTGGAGACGGGGCTCATAATTTTGGTGATAATTCTG GTGTCTATCCCAAAAATACATCAACATTTACACCTAATGGTGTCAACACCCAGGGAAATGCAATGCAG GCATCTGGAGGACTTGGCAGATCTGCTCCATCACCTGGAACTGCAGGAACTCCTAACTTTGAAAATGTATCCACTCCACCAATGCCGTATGCGAACTCCCCAAGGTCAGGCACCAATATGATGAATACCCCTTCGCCCCAGCAACATCTGACACCGCAGCAGCAGAGGCAAAAGCTGATGCAAGCATCTCAGCAACAACAGCTGCATgctcaacagcagcagcagcagcagctgaggCCCTCAGCTGCTTCGTTGCTAGCACAG AACACAGTTTCCCAGTTACAAGATTTACAAGGGCAGTCGCAACAAAAACTACAG GTCCCTGGCCAACAGCAGATGCAATACAGCCAAGCACAAGCCTTGTCGCAGTTTCAGAATAGGCAGATGCAGGCTGCACGCATGCAACCAGGCATGTCACAGAGCCAGTTGAACCAAGGAAATCAGCTGAGAAGTCATCTGGGCCAGTTCACTGGAGCTGCAAACAGCGCAATGTTCACTGCTGCACAGGCATCTTCAAACTCGCAAATG ATGGCAAACATACCTGGGACAATGCAATCACTGCAATCACAGTCAATCTTGCCGCAAATGCAG TTTGGTTTGACTGGCGGGCATCCTCAGAGGAGTCATCCGACCCAAATGATGAATGACCAAA TGTTTGGTATGGGATCCACAAATACTAGCAGCATGATGGgaatgcagcagcagcaacagcaacaacagcagcaaggGGTGTATGGAAACATGCAAGGAGGTGGTCAGAACTTGCAACAGCAGGGCATGGTGGGTCTTCAGAATCAGCAGAATCAGTTGCAGAATCAGATGCAGAATCCCAACTTCCCCCAGCAGAGACAGCAAAATCAACAATGA
- the LOC100840976 gene encoding mediator of RNA polymerase II transcription subunit 8 isoform X3, whose product MDAAAAHAAGAPAGEQQAAAPRAERLNQGVHHQLNLEGMRARAVGLYKAISRIIDDFNNIARTTPGGSPKWQDVLGQFSMVSMELFNIVEDIKKVNKGFVVYPRNVNAENALILPVMLSSKLLPEMEIEETTKREQLLSGITNLPVPSQMEKLKARIDMIASACETAERVIAECRKTYGLGTRQGANLGPTLDKAQAAKIQEQEGLLRAAVNYGEGLRVPGDQRQPHSSLPSHLMEVLPSGDGAHNFGDNSGVYPKNTSTFTPNGVNTQGNAMQASGGLGRSAPSPGTAGTPNFENVSTPPMPYANSPRSGTNMMNTPSPQQHLTPQQQRQKLMQASQQQQLHAQQQQQQQLRPSAASLLAQNTVSQLQDLQGQSQQKLQVPGQQQMQYSQAQALSQFQNRQMQAARMQPGMSQSQLNQGNQLRSHLGQFTGAANSAMFTAAQASSNSQMFGLTGGHPQRSHPTQMMNDQMFGMGSTNTSSMMGMQQQQQQQQQQGVYGNMQGGGQNLQQQGMVGLQNQQNQLQNQMQNPNFPQQRQQNQQ is encoded by the exons ATGGACGCAGCGGCAGCACATGCCGCCGGGGCGCCGGcaggggagcagcaggcggctgCTCCCCGGGCGGAAAGGCTCAACCAGGGGGTGCACCACCAGCTCAACCTGGAAGGcatgcgggcgcgcgcggtggGGCTCTACAAGGCCATCTCCCGCATCATCGACGACTTCAACAACATCGCCCGCACCACCCCCGGCGGTTCCCCTAAGTG GCAGGACGTGCTCGGGCAGTTCTCCATGGTGAGCATGGAGCTCTTCAACATCGTGGAGGACATCAAGAAGGTGAACAAGGGATTCGTGGTCTACCCCAGAAACGTCAACGCTGAGAACGCTTTAA TACTGCCTGTAATGCTGTCGTCGAAGCTCTTGCCTGAGATGGAAATTGAGGAAACTACAAAGAGGGAACAATTGTTGTCTGGAATAACGAATCTACCTGTGCCTTCACAAATGGAAAAATTAAAG GCTAGGATAGATATGATTGCAAGTGCGTGTGAAACTGCTGAGAGAGTAATTGCAGAATGCCGTAAGACTTATGGTCTAGGAACCCGTCAGGGGGCAAATCTTGGTCCTACATTGGACAAGGCACAGGCTGCAAAGATACAGGAGCAGGAAGGCCTGCTTAGAGCAGCAGTAAATTATGGTGAAG GATTGCGGGTACCGGGAGACCAAAGGCAGCCACATTCTTCTCTTCCTAGCCATTTAATGGAAGTGCTTCCTTCTGGAGACGGGGCTCATAATTTTGGTGATAATTCTG GTGTCTATCCCAAAAATACATCAACATTTACACCTAATGGTGTCAACACCCAGGGAAATGCAATGCAG GCATCTGGAGGACTTGGCAGATCTGCTCCATCACCTGGAACTGCAGGAACTCCTAACTTTGAAAATGTATCCACTCCACCAATGCCGTATGCGAACTCCCCAAGGTCAGGCACCAATATGATGAATACCCCTTCGCCCCAGCAACATCTGACACCGCAGCAGCAGAGGCAAAAGCTGATGCAAGCATCTCAGCAACAACAGCTGCATgctcaacagcagcagcagcagcagctgaggCCCTCAGCTGCTTCGTTGCTAGCACAG AACACAGTTTCCCAGTTACAAGATTTACAAGGGCAGTCGCAACAAAAACTACAG GTCCCTGGCCAACAGCAGATGCAATACAGCCAAGCACAAGCCTTGTCGCAGTTTCAGAATAGGCAGATGCAGGCTGCACGCATGCAACCAGGCATGTCACAGAGCCAGTTGAACCAAGGAAATCAGCTGAGAAGTCATCTGGGCCAGTTCACTGGAGCTGCAAACAGCGCAATGTTCACTGCTGCACAGGCATCTTCAAACTCGCAAATG TTTGGTTTGACTGGCGGGCATCCTCAGAGGAGTCATCCGACCCAAATGATGAATGACCAAA TGTTTGGTATGGGATCCACAAATACTAGCAGCATGATGGgaatgcagcagcagcaacagcaacaacagcagcaaggGGTGTATGGAAACATGCAAGGAGGTGGTCAGAACTTGCAACAGCAGGGCATGGTGGGTCTTCAGAATCAGCAGAATCAGTTGCAGAATCAGATGCAGAATCCCAACTTCCCCCAGCAGAGACAGCAAAATCAACAATGA
- the LOC100840976 gene encoding mediator of RNA polymerase II transcription subunit 8 isoform X2 encodes MDAAAAHAAGAPAGEQQAAAPRAERLNQGVHHQLNLEGMRARAVGLYKAISRIIDDFNNIARTTPGGSPKWQDVLGQFSMVSMELFNIVEDIKKVNKGFVVYPRNVNAENALILPVMLSSKLLPEMEIEETTKREQLLSGITNLPVPSQMEKLKARIDMIASACETAERVIAECRKTYGLGTRQGANLGPTLDKAQAAKIQEQEGLLRAAVNYGEGLRVPGDQRQPHSSLPSHLMEVLPSGDGAHNFGVYPKNTSTFTPNGVNTQGNAMQASGGLGRSAPSPGTAGTPNFENVSTPPMPYANSPRSGTNMMNTPSPQQHLTPQQQRQKLMQASQQQQLHAQQQQQQQLRPSAASLLAQNTVSQLQDLQGQSQQKLQVPGQQQMQYSQAQALSQFQNRQMQAARMQPGMSQSQLNQGNQLRSHLGQFTGAANSAMFTAAQASSNSQMMANIPGTMQSLQSQSILPQMQFGLTGGHPQRSHPTQMMNDQMFGMGSTNTSSMMGMQQQQQQQQQQGVYGNMQGGGQNLQQQGMVGLQNQQNQLQNQMQNPNFPQQRQQNQQ; translated from the exons ATGGACGCAGCGGCAGCACATGCCGCCGGGGCGCCGGcaggggagcagcaggcggctgCTCCCCGGGCGGAAAGGCTCAACCAGGGGGTGCACCACCAGCTCAACCTGGAAGGcatgcgggcgcgcgcggtggGGCTCTACAAGGCCATCTCCCGCATCATCGACGACTTCAACAACATCGCCCGCACCACCCCCGGCGGTTCCCCTAAGTG GCAGGACGTGCTCGGGCAGTTCTCCATGGTGAGCATGGAGCTCTTCAACATCGTGGAGGACATCAAGAAGGTGAACAAGGGATTCGTGGTCTACCCCAGAAACGTCAACGCTGAGAACGCTTTAA TACTGCCTGTAATGCTGTCGTCGAAGCTCTTGCCTGAGATGGAAATTGAGGAAACTACAAAGAGGGAACAATTGTTGTCTGGAATAACGAATCTACCTGTGCCTTCACAAATGGAAAAATTAAAG GCTAGGATAGATATGATTGCAAGTGCGTGTGAAACTGCTGAGAGAGTAATTGCAGAATGCCGTAAGACTTATGGTCTAGGAACCCGTCAGGGGGCAAATCTTGGTCCTACATTGGACAAGGCACAGGCTGCAAAGATACAGGAGCAGGAAGGCCTGCTTAGAGCAGCAGTAAATTATGGTGAAG GATTGCGGGTACCGGGAGACCAAAGGCAGCCACATTCTTCTCTTCCTAGCCATTTAATGGAAGTGCTTCCTTCTGGAGACGGGGCTCATAATTTTG GTGTCTATCCCAAAAATACATCAACATTTACACCTAATGGTGTCAACACCCAGGGAAATGCAATGCAG GCATCTGGAGGACTTGGCAGATCTGCTCCATCACCTGGAACTGCAGGAACTCCTAACTTTGAAAATGTATCCACTCCACCAATGCCGTATGCGAACTCCCCAAGGTCAGGCACCAATATGATGAATACCCCTTCGCCCCAGCAACATCTGACACCGCAGCAGCAGAGGCAAAAGCTGATGCAAGCATCTCAGCAACAACAGCTGCATgctcaacagcagcagcagcagcagctgaggCCCTCAGCTGCTTCGTTGCTAGCACAG AACACAGTTTCCCAGTTACAAGATTTACAAGGGCAGTCGCAACAAAAACTACAG GTCCCTGGCCAACAGCAGATGCAATACAGCCAAGCACAAGCCTTGTCGCAGTTTCAGAATAGGCAGATGCAGGCTGCACGCATGCAACCAGGCATGTCACAGAGCCAGTTGAACCAAGGAAATCAGCTGAGAAGTCATCTGGGCCAGTTCACTGGAGCTGCAAACAGCGCAATGTTCACTGCTGCACAGGCATCTTCAAACTCGCAAATG ATGGCAAACATACCTGGGACAATGCAATCACTGCAATCACAGTCAATCTTGCCGCAAATGCAG TTTGGTTTGACTGGCGGGCATCCTCAGAGGAGTCATCCGACCCAAATGATGAATGACCAAA TGTTTGGTATGGGATCCACAAATACTAGCAGCATGATGGgaatgcagcagcagcaacagcaacaacagcagcaaggGGTGTATGGAAACATGCAAGGAGGTGGTCAGAACTTGCAACAGCAGGGCATGGTGGGTCTTCAGAATCAGCAGAATCAGTTGCAGAATCAGATGCAGAATCCCAACTTCCCCCAGCAGAGACAGCAAAATCAACAATGA
- the LOC100840976 gene encoding mediator of RNA polymerase II transcription subunit 8 isoform X4, with product MNALDVSITEWNLFWVGHAKFKRCVLPVMLSSKLLPEMEIEETTKREQLLSGITNLPVPSQMEKLKARIDMIASACETAERVIAECRKTYGLGTRQGANLGPTLDKAQAAKIQEQEGLLRAAVNYGEGLRVPGDQRQPHSSLPSHLMEVLPSGDGAHNFGDNSGVYPKNTSTFTPNGVNTQGNAMQASGGLGRSAPSPGTAGTPNFENVSTPPMPYANSPRSGTNMMNTPSPQQHLTPQQQRQKLMQASQQQQLHAQQQQQQQLRPSAASLLAQNTVSQLQDLQGQSQQKLQVPGQQQMQYSQAQALSQFQNRQMQAARMQPGMSQSQLNQGNQLRSHLGQFTGAANSAMFTAAQASSNSQMMANIPGTMQSLQSQSILPQMQFGLTGGHPQRSHPTQMMNDQMFGMGSTNTSSMMGMQQQQQQQQQQGVYGNMQGGGQNLQQQGMVGLQNQQNQLQNQMQNPNFPQQRQQNQQ from the exons ATGAATGCACTTGATGTTTCGATTACGGAATGGAACCTTTTCTGGGTGGGACATGCCAAATTCAAGAGATGTG TACTGCCTGTAATGCTGTCGTCGAAGCTCTTGCCTGAGATGGAAATTGAGGAAACTACAAAGAGGGAACAATTGTTGTCTGGAATAACGAATCTACCTGTGCCTTCACAAATGGAAAAATTAAAG GCTAGGATAGATATGATTGCAAGTGCGTGTGAAACTGCTGAGAGAGTAATTGCAGAATGCCGTAAGACTTATGGTCTAGGAACCCGTCAGGGGGCAAATCTTGGTCCTACATTGGACAAGGCACAGGCTGCAAAGATACAGGAGCAGGAAGGCCTGCTTAGAGCAGCAGTAAATTATGGTGAAG GATTGCGGGTACCGGGAGACCAAAGGCAGCCACATTCTTCTCTTCCTAGCCATTTAATGGAAGTGCTTCCTTCTGGAGACGGGGCTCATAATTTTGGTGATAATTCTG GTGTCTATCCCAAAAATACATCAACATTTACACCTAATGGTGTCAACACCCAGGGAAATGCAATGCAG GCATCTGGAGGACTTGGCAGATCTGCTCCATCACCTGGAACTGCAGGAACTCCTAACTTTGAAAATGTATCCACTCCACCAATGCCGTATGCGAACTCCCCAAGGTCAGGCACCAATATGATGAATACCCCTTCGCCCCAGCAACATCTGACACCGCAGCAGCAGAGGCAAAAGCTGATGCAAGCATCTCAGCAACAACAGCTGCATgctcaacagcagcagcagcagcagctgaggCCCTCAGCTGCTTCGTTGCTAGCACAG AACACAGTTTCCCAGTTACAAGATTTACAAGGGCAGTCGCAACAAAAACTACAG GTCCCTGGCCAACAGCAGATGCAATACAGCCAAGCACAAGCCTTGTCGCAGTTTCAGAATAGGCAGATGCAGGCTGCACGCATGCAACCAGGCATGTCACAGAGCCAGTTGAACCAAGGAAATCAGCTGAGAAGTCATCTGGGCCAGTTCACTGGAGCTGCAAACAGCGCAATGTTCACTGCTGCACAGGCATCTTCAAACTCGCAAATG ATGGCAAACATACCTGGGACAATGCAATCACTGCAATCACAGTCAATCTTGCCGCAAATGCAG TTTGGTTTGACTGGCGGGCATCCTCAGAGGAGTCATCCGACCCAAATGATGAATGACCAAA TGTTTGGTATGGGATCCACAAATACTAGCAGCATGATGGgaatgcagcagcagcaacagcaacaacagcagcaaggGGTGTATGGAAACATGCAAGGAGGTGGTCAGAACTTGCAACAGCAGGGCATGGTGGGTCTTCAGAATCAGCAGAATCAGTTGCAGAATCAGATGCAGAATCCCAACTTCCCCCAGCAGAGACAGCAAAATCAACAATGA